In Paenibacillus sonchi, the genomic stretch CTCATACAGCTGAGCAGGAGCTGCGGTTCCCTCATCCGGAGGTGTCACCTCTGGTGTAATCACCGTTCGGGCAAACTCAGCAGCGTCATAGATCCAGACGGCAGCTTCCGCACGGGTCACCGCATCATTTGGGCGGAAAGTATTATTTTTCTCCAATGTCACCAAATGGGTGTTCACCAGAATCTGCAGGCTATTCATCTCAGCATTGGACAGCTTGCTGCCATCCGAGATATCGGCGTACATCAGCGTTACCGGGAAGTTGCCCTTGCTCTGCAAAGCCTGAGTCAGCAAATGGGCAAACTGGATACGTGTCATCGCAGCGTTCGGATCAACCGACTTATCCAGGGTCAGACCGTTTTGCTTCGCAATGAGGAAGGCAGATGCATACCAGGCCTTATCCTTTACTTTGTCAAAATATACACTAGACGTAACTGTATTGCCTCCGCCCGATGCCTTCGGGGACAACTGCAGGCCGTTCACGATAAACTGGATGCCTTGGGCAAAGGTAACCTTCGATTTTGGCGCGAATCTGTCCGTAGTCACTCCATTAACGACTCCCTTGTTATGCAGTGCGTTGATTTTCGACTCAGCGGGATCTCCCTTGATGTCG encodes the following:
- a CDS encoding S-layer homology domain-containing protein, translating into MNKYSFQMSAKKITIACGILAASVSFGASAFAFSDIKGDPAESKINALHNKGVVNGVTTDRFAPKSKVTFAQGIQFIVNGLQLSPKASGGGNTVTSSVYFDKVKDKAWYASAFLIAKQNGLTLDKSVDPNAAMTRIQFAHLLTQALQSKGNFPVTLMYADISDGSKLSNAEMNSLQILVNTHLVTLEKNNTFRPNDAVTRAEAAVWIYDAAEFARTVITPEVTPPDEGTAAPAQLYEGSITLEKAGPGVNKATLTVNDLPNPGYGLAINRIEFGKDKTAVIYFSVTKPDPGKMYPMVITKGTAVTYLPEGYTATAKSLTAAPSSSGSSVR